The genomic interval GCTGCCAGAGGTAATCCGGGATCCGATAATCTGGACCCGGCAATGCGCTGCTCCATCCATTCATTTTCAGCGCGCAGTATTTCGGTGGTCCGACGTATTGAATCGCGAATATGGGGATTCAGTTCTTTTTCAAGCAGGGGAAGAATCCGGTGGCGTACCCGGTTGCGCAGAAATCCGGAATCTGCGTTGCTGGAATCCTCCCGCCATGTAAACCGGTTTGCTTTCAGCCAGTGAAGAATTGCGGATCGCGGAATCTCCAGCATCGGCCGGATGATCCGAAGGTTTCCAAGGATCTGGAAACACGGCATTCCGCTCAGTCCCTCCGGACCGGCTCCCCGGGCAAGTTTCAGAATAAAGGTTTCAACCTGATCGTCGGCGTGGTGGGCGAGGGCAATAACGGCCTCTCTGAATTCGGCGAAAAAATCGTGCCGCGCCTGCCGAGCGGCCATTTCGATGGACAGCCCGGTATTTTCTGCCAGGGCCCGGACATCTGTGGTCTTTCCGACCATTGGAAATCCGGTTTCTTCCGCCAGTTTACGGACGAAGGCTTCGTCGCCGTCGGATTCCGCACCGCGAAGCTGATGATTAAGATGGGCCAGTGTACACGGAATGTTCAATGTTTGAAATGCACGGACCAGTGCCACGGAATCGGCACCGCCTGATACCCCGACTACAATGGGGGAATCGGGGGAGGGCAGATGATAGGCATTACATTTTTTTTGGATGAGCGCAGGAAGATTCATGGTTGGTAATTACAAACACAGTATGGGTTTGTAAATTTAAAAAGGGCGGTCGGATGGGGGTGCGGGGAGATTAAATAATACTTTAACTTGAAGGTGCGGCGGGTGGCTAGTAAATTTTACTAGTTACATTTTGGAGGTATATTCATGCAGATTTCTGAGGGAACAACAGAATGTGTCTGTGAGTTTATTAATGAATGCCCTTTTTTTGAACGCCATGAGGGACTGGAGAATACGGTTCGAACGGTAAAGGAGGTTTTCTGCTATGGAGAAAAGCAGGATTGCGCTCTTTATCAGATTGCGCGGGAAATAGGCATTCAGCATTTGCCGGACGAGCTCCTCCCGTTCGACCATCTCTCCGTGGAATCGATTCTCTCCCAACGTACATAAAAAAGGTCCCCGGCATTCACCGGGAACCTTATGAAGCATTCTAATTTTTAGCACCGCAGCATTTCTTGTATTTTTTGCCGCTGCCGCACGGACAGGGGTCGTTTCGTCCGACCTGTTTAGCCGCCACCGCCTGCGGTACCGGTTTGGGCTGCGGCGGAGGTTCCATGCCGGGCGGAAGACCCATGCCCGGAGGCGGTGCGCCGATGGGCTGCGGACGGGCCTGCTGCTGAGCGGCGGTCTGAGCCTGCGCAGTGGCAACGGCCAGAGCCGAAACCTGCGGATTATGCTGTGCCCGCATATTCGACATGCTTTTGAAGAATTCCTCTATGGCTTCAATCGAAGTGGCGGAACGGAATATGGCGGTTGAGATCTCTTCATAGATCCGGTCCATCAGATCCATGAACAGATGATAGGCCTCGCGTTTGTATTCAATCAGCGGATCGCGCTGGCCATAAGCCTGAAGACCGATGGATTCACGAAGGCTGTCCATGTTACGCAGGTATTCCTGCCAGTGTTCATCAATCGACTGAATAATCATATGACGTTCAAGACGCACCAGCGATTCATCATCCTCGTGGATGGCTTTCACGTCATAGGCTTTTTTGACCGCATTGAGCACTGTTTCGGTGAGGGATTCCGCCGTGATTTCATCCGGCAGATCTTCTGTGCGCATACCGAGCGGGAAGGTGGTGTTGACCCAGGCGATGAATACTCCGCAATCCTCTTTGTTTTTGGTAACCGCTGCATCGGTCGCGTGGGAAAGAATCGCCTGTTCGACGGCATGATAAATCAGCTCGCGCGGATTTTCCGTGGTCAGCGCCTCAGAGCGGAAATCATAGATTTCCGTACGCTGGGCATTCATGACATCATCGTATTCGAGGGTACGTTTACGCATCATGAAGTTCTGCTGTTCCACCCGGCGCTGGGCTGTTTCAATGGATTTGTTGAGCCAGGGATGTTCCAGCACTTCGCCCTCTTCGATGCCGAGCCGTTCCATGATACTGGAAATCCGATCGGATCCGAACAGACGCATCAGATTGTCTTCCAGCGAAACATAGAAACGGGTAACGCCGGGGTCACCCTGCCGGGCCGAGCGGCCGCGCAGCTGGCGGTCAATCCGCCGCGATTCGTGGCGTTCGGAAGCGATCACATAAAGGCCGCATGGTTTTTCTTCGAGCAGTTTTCTCAGCGGTTTTCCGTCGACCTTGGACTCCAGTGAAAATTCTTTGGAGTCCAGGTCTTTTTTGTCGAGATAGATTACCCCTTCGCCCAGTTTGATGTCGGTACCGCGACCGGCCATATTCGTGGCAATGGTTACGGCGCCGGGCTGTCCGGCGTTAGCGACAATTTCAGCTTCGCGGGCATGGTTTTTCGCGTTCAGTACATTGTGGACAATGTTCTCCCGGCGCAGCATGCGGCTGAGCACCTCCGAGGTTTCAACGGCGACTGTACCCACCAGTACCGGCTGTTTACGGGCATGGGCGGCTTTAATCTCCTCAATGATGGCCCGGAATTTTTCACGCTGTGTTTTATACACCTGGTCATTGAGGTCCACCCGGCGGACCGGCCGATTGGTCGGAATCACCATCACGTCAAGGCCGTAGATCTGATGAAATTCGTCGGCTTCGGTCTCCGCAGTACCGGTCATGCCCGAGAGTTTTTTATACATGCGGAAATAGTTCTGAATGGTGATGGTGGCCAGCGTCTGGGTTTCGCGCTCAATGGTTAC from Verrucomicrobia bacterium S94 carries:
- the tilS gene encoding tRNA lysidine(34) synthetase TilS; this encodes MNLPALIQKKCNAYHLPSPDSPIVVGVSGGADSVALVRAFQTLNIPCTLAHLNHQLRGAESDGDEAFVRKLAEETGFPMVGKTTDVRALAENTGLSIEMAARQARHDFFAEFREAVIALAHHADDQVETFILKLARGAGPEGLSGMPCFQILGNLRIIRPMLEIPRSAILHWLKANRFTWREDSSNADSGFLRNRVRHRILPLLEKELNPHIRDSIRRTTEILRAENEWMEQRIAGSRLSDPGLPLAAKRRLLRNWLFDHGAEEAGFETVEQILHLMEKSAGTLIYELNARQRVVIEYGVPRFEDASSRSPEISWQLTVKAGTGWKKDQSRIGDPVAEASVCARKAGKRKITVRSVQPGDRMTPLGMQGSRKLQDILTDLKIPRAQRKMLPVAVCEGEIIWLPGYRIARGWEVTDFSVQSLHLKIEQKAD